The following are encoded in a window of Arthrobacter sp. OAP107 genomic DNA:
- a CDS encoding VOC family protein yields the protein MTDTTSTHSTTAAHGEHTTHGIPNGLTSLTPFLAVTSAREAIAFYKDVFGARVVGATEMRGVVVHAELDFGNGHLQLGEPNPEYHLVPAPEGENDCYSLGLYCADADALVHRAEQAGATIREPLTTFVSGDRYASIRDPFGVRWSIMTRVEDLSEEESNRRVEEWAAQQG from the coding sequence ATGACAGATACTACAAGCACCCACTCCACCACCGCCGCCCACGGAGAGCACACCACCCACGGGATTCCGAACGGCTTGACGAGCCTGACACCGTTCCTTGCCGTGACCAGCGCCCGGGAAGCGATCGCCTTCTACAAGGACGTGTTCGGCGCCCGTGTGGTCGGCGCCACGGAGATGCGCGGAGTGGTGGTCCACGCCGAACTCGACTTCGGCAACGGCCACCTCCAGCTCGGCGAACCCAACCCCGAGTACCACCTGGTTCCGGCGCCGGAGGGTGAAAACGACTGCTACTCCCTGGGCCTCTACTGCGCCGACGCCGACGCCCTGGTGCACCGCGCCGAACAGGCCGGAGCCACCATCCGCGAGCCGCTCACCACGTTCGTCTCCGGCGACCGGTACGCCAGCATCCGGGATCCCTTCGGCGTCCGCTGGTCCATCATGACCCGGGTGGAAGACCTCTCCGAGGAGGAAAGCAACCGCCGGGTCGAGGAGTGGGCGGCGCAGCAGGGCTAA
- a CDS encoding helix-turn-helix transcriptional regulator — MESSFKGILYPARLPTFHRLPAPASVAELVQWFWIPEWDIEPGRTSRQHLIAYPGSNLVVEPGGVVFSGPTTRAAHRDLAGRGWAVGALLRPAAVPLFTDSPASLQDTETAVAAEALHRSVAEVMNAYDGGTRRERAVDAFAGWLACFAGHEVSGEALLANRLMDVIGSDASVVRVEDAASLLAVSQRTLQRVAKKYIGLSPAALIRRRRLQDAAERARLDPSADLAAIAAELGYADHAHLTNDFQKYLGFTPSTYRRAVAGDGS; from the coding sequence ATGGAGAGTTCGTTCAAGGGGATCCTGTACCCAGCCAGGCTTCCCACTTTCCACCGCCTTCCGGCGCCGGCCTCCGTGGCGGAGCTGGTCCAGTGGTTCTGGATTCCCGAGTGGGACATCGAGCCCGGCCGCACCTCCCGCCAGCACCTGATCGCGTACCCGGGCTCCAACCTTGTGGTGGAGCCGGGTGGCGTGGTCTTCTCCGGCCCCACAACCCGCGCCGCCCACCGGGACCTGGCCGGACGGGGCTGGGCGGTCGGTGCGCTGCTGCGGCCGGCAGCCGTGCCGCTGTTCACCGACAGTCCGGCCAGCCTGCAGGACACGGAAACGGCTGTGGCCGCGGAAGCGCTGCACCGTTCCGTCGCGGAGGTTATGAACGCGTACGACGGCGGTACCCGCCGTGAGCGGGCAGTGGACGCCTTTGCGGGGTGGCTGGCATGTTTTGCAGGGCATGAAGTGTCCGGGGAAGCGTTGCTGGCCAACCGGCTGATGGATGTCATCGGTTCGGATGCCTCGGTGGTCCGGGTGGAGGATGCGGCATCTCTCTTGGCGGTTTCGCAGCGGACCCTGCAGCGCGTGGCAAAGAAGTACATAGGCCTCAGCCCGGCCGCGCTGATCCGCCGTCGAAGGCTTCAGGACGCTGCCGAGCGGGCCCGCCTGGATCCGTCGGCGGATCTGGCAGCGATAGCTGCCGAGCTGGGTTACGCTGACCACGCGCACCTGACGAATGACTTTCAGAAGTATCTCGGTTTCACACCAAGCACATACCGGCGGGCGGTTGCCGGGGACGGATCCTAG
- a CDS encoding DUF3592 domain-containing protein, whose translation MSSPDPAENRKPKTLLGRAVQVVLAVVLVLVGPVMIGVGSRMADAHEDLARTGVPTTGTIVDFNDARRASQRDIRVRYTSADGTDRVTSATVGHGQQPADGAEVTVVYREEDPGNAMVLGYESDGVTVRGIGTVLTMIFIPIVLLLVFSNRGKGPRNQAG comes from the coding sequence ATGAGTTCCCCGGATCCGGCTGAAAACCGCAAGCCCAAAACACTCCTGGGCCGCGCCGTTCAGGTGGTGCTGGCCGTTGTCCTGGTCTTGGTGGGGCCGGTGATGATTGGTGTCGGTTCCCGGATGGCTGATGCCCATGAGGATCTCGCGCGGACGGGTGTGCCCACCACCGGAACGATTGTTGACTTCAACGATGCCAGGAGGGCTTCGCAGCGGGACATCAGGGTCAGGTACACGTCCGCGGACGGGACGGACCGTGTCACCTCGGCCACCGTGGGCCATGGCCAGCAGCCTGCGGACGGCGCTGAAGTTACGGTGGTGTACCGCGAGGAGGACCCCGGCAATGCAATGGTGCTGGGGTATGAGAGTGACGGCGTCACCGTCCGGGGAATTGGCACTGTCCTGACGATGATTTTCATCCCCATCGTTCTCCTCCTCGTATTTTCGAACCGAGGAAAGGGGCCCCGAAACCAGGCTGGCTAG